One stretch of Paenibacillus sp. AN1007 DNA includes these proteins:
- a CDS encoding TIGR04053 family radical SAM/SPASM domain-containing protein: MKPRDYSRYPFIVIWEVTRACALKCLHCRAEAQYRADPRQLTTEQGKRLIDDIAALEEQPLFVFTGGDPLMRPDLFELADYAIREKGLPVSMTPSATPKVTQAAIMQAKKVGLSRWAFSLDGSTAEIHDHFRGTRGSYDLTMRGIRFLQEANIPIQINTTVSRYNLQDLDAISRKVKEMGVVLWSLFFLIPTGRAREKDMITPEEHEQVMKWMVQLAHEMPYGVKSTEAPHYRRVMMQQRAAAEQQIKQRLAQSSEFNLGRHSEVELRPDTGRFSEDNADQNAGSALSKHKDLLGRAPQGVNDGDGFVFISHTGDVYPSGFLPVVCGNVKDESLMDVYRNSPVMQTLRDKSKLQGKCGVCEYKTMCGGSRARAYAVTGDYMAGDPACAYIPAALR; encoded by the coding sequence ATGAAGCCGCGTGATTATAGCAGATATCCCTTCATTGTGATCTGGGAGGTGACGCGGGCATGTGCACTGAAATGTCTGCATTGTCGTGCCGAAGCCCAGTATCGAGCGGACCCGAGGCAGCTGACTACAGAACAGGGGAAACGGCTGATTGATGACATCGCTGCTTTGGAGGAGCAGCCGCTGTTTGTCTTTACCGGCGGAGATCCGTTAATGCGGCCTGATCTGTTTGAACTGGCGGACTATGCGATCCGGGAGAAGGGGCTGCCTGTGTCCATGACGCCCAGCGCTACCCCGAAGGTCACTCAAGCGGCAATTATGCAGGCCAAGAAAGTGGGTTTATCCCGCTGGGCGTTCAGCCTGGACGGGTCAACAGCCGAGATCCACGATCATTTTCGCGGAACGAGAGGTTCGTATGATCTGACGATGAGGGGAATCCGGTTTCTTCAGGAAGCAAACATTCCAATTCAGATTAACACAACGGTATCCAGATATAACCTTCAAGATCTGGATGCAATCAGCCGCAAGGTGAAGGAGATGGGCGTTGTGCTGTGGAGTCTTTTTTTCCTCATTCCGACAGGCAGAGCCCGGGAGAAGGATATGATCACGCCGGAAGAGCATGAACAGGTTATGAAATGGATGGTGCAGCTTGCTCATGAGATGCCTTACGGCGTGAAATCAACGGAGGCACCACACTACAGAAGAGTAATGATGCAGCAGCGGGCAGCGGCAGAGCAGCAAATAAAGCAGCGGTTAGCGCAGAGCTCGGAATTCAACTTGGGACGTCATTCGGAAGTAGAATTAAGGCCAGATACGGGGCGATTTTCAGAAGACAACGCAGATCAAAATGCAGGTTCAGCCCTCTCCAAACACAAAGATTTGCTGGGACGCGCACCGCAAGGGGTTAATGATGGGGACGGATTTGTGTTTATCAGTCATACGGGTGATGTCTATCCCAGCGGTTTCCTGCCTGTGGTGTGCGGTAATGTGAAAGATGAATCACTGATGGATGTATACAGAAACTCACCTGTGATGCAGACACTTAGAGATAAGTCGAAGCTGCAGGGTAAATGCGGCGTGTGCGAGTACAAAACGATGTGCGGAGGCTCCAGAGCAAGAGCGTATGCAGTTACAGGAGATTATATGGCTGGTGATCCGGCATGTGCCTACATTCCGGCAGCGCTGCGATAA